From Streptomyces cyaneogriseus subsp. noncyanogenus, the proteins below share one genomic window:
- a CDS encoding ATP-binding protein, which produces MATVELRFSALPEHVRTARLVAAAVARRAGVDEAVLDEVRLAVGEACSRAVGLHRNVGITAPVKVSLIEEEKQFSIEVGDEAPHAAPGDPSAAAGADAEAEEDEMGLAVISGLVDDVEVKAGQDGGLIRMTWQTTPPPVPVP; this is translated from the coding sequence ATGGCCACCGTCGAACTCCGCTTCAGCGCGCTGCCCGAGCATGTCCGGACCGCCCGGCTGGTGGCGGCCGCGGTGGCACGCAGGGCGGGAGTCGACGAGGCGGTTCTCGACGAGGTCAGGCTCGCCGTCGGCGAAGCGTGCAGCCGGGCCGTCGGACTCCACCGCAACGTCGGCATCACGGCGCCGGTGAAGGTGTCGCTGATCGAGGAGGAGAAACAGTTCTCCATCGAGGTCGGTGACGAGGCGCCGCACGCGGCCCCCGGCGACCCGTCCGCCGCGGCGGGTGCCGACGCCGAGGCCGAGGAGGACGAGATGGGCCTCGCGGTCATCAGCGGGCTCGTCGACGACGTGGAGGTCAAGGCCGGGCAGGACGGCGGCCTGATCCGTATGACCTGGCAGACCACGCCACCGCCGGTGCCGGTTCCCTGA
- a CDS encoding type II secretion system F family protein encodes MNGDVVHRLGVVLGTVSVLAWAARWAVAVRRERRVRRRIAGLLPGEPPAAARRTDLAGTARTWLPLIGTAGAGWLLIGGAAGAVAGTVAAAVLARLRTRRTAAAATARAAGAAEAARQLPLAADLLAACIAAGAGPVVAARAVGEALGGPVGDALARGAAEVRLGGEPGEAWRRLAALPGAGPLARLLERADVSGLPAAGPVGRLAADARADRARAATARARRAAVAVTAPVGLCFLPAFIAIGVLPVVIGLAGGALGGGGR; translated from the coding sequence GTGAACGGGGACGTTGTCCACAGGCTGGGGGTGGTCCTGGGGACGGTGTCGGTGCTCGCCTGGGCGGCGCGGTGGGCGGTGGCCGTCCGGCGCGAGCGCCGGGTGCGGCGGCGGATCGCGGGACTGCTGCCCGGCGAACCGCCCGCTGCCGCGCGGCGGACCGACCTGGCCGGCACCGCGCGGACGTGGCTGCCACTGATCGGCACGGCCGGGGCCGGATGGCTGCTGATCGGGGGCGCGGCCGGTGCCGTGGCGGGGACGGTCGCCGCGGCCGTGCTGGCACGCCTGCGGACCCGGCGGACGGCCGCCGCGGCGACCGCGCGGGCCGCCGGTGCCGCGGAGGCGGCCCGGCAACTGCCCTTGGCGGCCGATCTGCTGGCGGCGTGCATCGCGGCGGGCGCCGGTCCGGTCGTCGCCGCCCGGGCCGTGGGTGAGGCACTGGGCGGGCCGGTCGGGGACGCGCTGGCCCGGGGCGCGGCGGAGGTACGCCTCGGCGGCGAACCGGGGGAGGCATGGCGGCGGCTCGCCGCGCTCCCGGGTGCCGGTCCGCTGGCCCGGCTGCTGGAGCGGGCCGATGTGTCCGGGCTTCCCGCGGCCGGTCCGGTGGGGCGGCTCGCCGCCGACGCCCGCGCCGACCGGGCGCGCGCCGCGACGGCCCGGGCCCGGCGGGCGGCCGTCGCGGTCACCGCTCCGGTGGGGCTGTGCTTCCTGCCCGCGTTCATCGCGATCGGCGTCCTGCCGGTGGTCATCGGGCTCGCGGGCGGGGCGCTGGGAGGGGGCGGCCGATGA
- a CDS encoding DEAD/DEAH box helicase, protein MAFNHLPAGVHDALLPLSVTPVTHSVPMAKNHRSDRPPVEPVSRLAPGTLLGRLAAGPSRAARITHTEHLPPRAGRHAPWPDRIRPEVIAALRAAGIEHLWEHQARAAEHALDGDSVVVATGTASGKSLAYLVPVLSTLLDGAQAPNGRGATALYLAPTKALAADQCRSVKELSQPLGASVRSAVYDGDTPFEEREWIRQYATYVLTNPDMLHRGILPSHSRWSSFLKALKFVVIDECHTYRGVFGSHVAQVLRRLRRLCARYGSSPVFLLASATAADPGVAAGRLTGLPVVEVADDASPRGELVFALWEPPLTELEGEKGAPVRRTATAEAADLLTDLTVQGVRSVAFVRSRRGAELISVIAQERLAEVDRSLTRRVAAYRGGYLPEERRALERALHSGELLGLAATNALELGVDIAGLDAVVIAGYPGTRASLWQQAGRAGRSGQGALAVLVARDDPLDTFLVHHPEALFDQPVESTVLDPDNPYVLAPHLCAAAAELPLTEEDLELFGPTCEELLPQLEAARLLRRRTKAWHWTRRERAADLTDIRGEGGKPVQVVEAGTGRLLGTVDAGSAHTAVHEGAVHLHQGRTYLVRSLDLEDAVALVEPASPPYSTVARDTTSISVLETDVEVPWGDGRLCYGSVEVTNQVVSFLRRRLITGEVLGETKLDLPPRTLRTRAVWWTVTEDQLDAARINPEILGGALHAAEHASIGMLPLFATCDRWDIGGVSVPLHPDTLLPTVFVYDGYPGGAGFAERAFHTARAWLTATREAIASCECDAGCPSCIQSPKCGNGNDPLHKRGAVRLLTELLRGAAQSEDAGGRTEGGTGGAPGDGPGPGPGDGQRHGPGDGPSGAPGRGPGHGAGGAAEAGGAAEAGGGRGAGRPAGSAREP, encoded by the coding sequence ATGGCATTCAATCACTTACCGGCAGGCGTGCACGACGCCTTGCTCCCATTGTCCGTCACGCCAGTGACACACTCGGTGCCGATGGCCAAGAATCACCGATCCGACCGACCCCCGGTGGAGCCCGTCTCGCGACTGGCTCCGGGCACGCTCCTGGGGCGGCTCGCCGCGGGACCGAGCCGGGCTGCGCGCATCACTCATACGGAGCACTTGCCCCCGCGCGCGGGCCGCCATGCCCCCTGGCCGGACCGGATCCGCCCGGAAGTGATCGCGGCCCTGCGGGCGGCGGGCATCGAGCACCTGTGGGAGCACCAGGCACGGGCGGCCGAACACGCCCTGGACGGCGATTCCGTGGTGGTCGCCACCGGCACGGCCTCCGGCAAATCCCTGGCCTACCTGGTCCCGGTGCTCTCGACGCTCCTGGACGGCGCGCAGGCGCCGAACGGCCGGGGCGCCACCGCCCTGTACCTGGCGCCGACGAAAGCGCTCGCGGCGGACCAGTGCAGATCGGTGAAGGAACTTTCACAACCTCTCGGCGCGTCGGTGCGTTCCGCGGTGTACGACGGCGACACTCCGTTCGAGGAACGGGAGTGGATCCGCCAGTACGCCACCTACGTCCTGACCAACCCGGACATGCTCCACCGCGGCATCCTGCCGTCGCACTCCCGCTGGTCCTCCTTCCTGAAGGCGCTGAAGTTCGTCGTCATCGACGAATGCCACACCTACCGCGGGGTGTTCGGCTCCCACGTCGCCCAGGTGCTGCGGCGCCTGCGCCGGCTGTGCGCCCGCTACGGCTCCTCGCCGGTTTTCCTGCTGGCCTCCGCGACCGCCGCCGATCCCGGCGTGGCCGCCGGCAGGCTCACCGGGCTCCCGGTGGTCGAGGTCGCCGACGACGCCTCCCCGCGCGGTGAACTGGTGTTCGCCCTGTGGGAGCCGCCGCTGACCGAACTGGAGGGCGAGAAGGGCGCGCCCGTGCGCCGCACGGCCACCGCGGAGGCGGCCGACCTGCTCACCGACCTCACCGTGCAGGGCGTCCGCTCGGTCGCCTTCGTCCGCTCCCGGCGGGGCGCCGAACTGATCTCGGTGATCGCCCAGGAGCGCCTGGCCGAGGTCGACCGGTCGCTGACCCGGCGGGTCGCGGCGTACCGCGGCGGCTACCTTCCCGAGGAGCGCCGCGCTCTGGAACGCGCCCTCCACTCCGGCGAGCTGCTCGGCCTGGCGGCGACCAACGCCCTGGAACTCGGCGTGGACATCGCCGGGCTGGACGCCGTGGTGATCGCCGGTTACCCGGGCACGCGGGCGTCGCTGTGGCAGCAGGCGGGCCGCGCGGGCCGGTCCGGGCAGGGGGCGCTGGCCGTCCTGGTGGCCCGCGACGATCCGCTGGACACCTTCCTGGTCCACCATCCCGAGGCGCTGTTCGACCAGCCCGTGGAGTCCACGGTGCTCGACCCGGACAACCCCTACGTCCTCGCGCCGCACCTGTGCGCCGCCGCGGCGGAGCTGCCGCTGACGGAGGAGGACCTGGAGCTGTTCGGCCCGACCTGCGAGGAACTGCTTCCCCAGCTGGAGGCGGCGAGGCTGCTGCGCCGCCGGACGAAGGCGTGGCACTGGACCCGCCGGGAGCGGGCCGCCGACCTGACCGACATCCGGGGCGAGGGCGGCAAGCCGGTGCAGGTCGTCGAGGCCGGGACCGGCCGGCTGCTCGGCACGGTCGACGCGGGCTCGGCGCACACCGCCGTGCACGAGGGCGCCGTCCACCTGCACCAGGGCCGTACGTATCTGGTCCGCTCCCTCGACCTGGAGGACGCGGTCGCCCTGGTCGAGCCCGCCAGCCCGCCGTACTCGACGGTCGCCCGCGACACGACGTCGATCTCCGTGCTGGAGACGGACGTCGAGGTGCCATGGGGTGACGGGCGCCTGTGCTACGGCTCCGTCGAGGTCACCAACCAGGTGGTCTCCTTCCTGCGGCGGCGGCTGATCACGGGCGAGGTGCTCGGCGAGACCAAGCTCGACCTGCCGCCCCGCACGCTGCGCACCCGTGCCGTGTGGTGGACGGTCACCGAGGACCAACTGGACGCCGCCCGCATCAACCCGGAGATCCTCGGCGGTGCTCTCCACGCGGCCGAGCACGCGTCGATCGGCATGCTGCCCCTCTTCGCCACCTGTGACCGCTGGGACATCGGCGGCGTCTCCGTGCCGCTGCACCCGGACACCCTGCTGCCGACGGTCTTCGTGTACGACGGCTATCCGGGCGGCGCGGGCTTCGCCGAGCGCGCCTTCCACACGGCCCGCGCCTGGCTCACCGCCACCCGCGAGGCCATCGCCTCCTGCGAGTGCGACGCCGGCTGCCCGTCGTGCATCCAGTCCCCCAAGTGCGGCAACGGGAACGACCCGCTGCACAAGAGGGGCGCGGTGCGACTGCTCACGGAACTGCTGCGGGGAGCGGCGCAGAGCGAGGACGCCGGGGGGCGGACGGAGGGCGGTACGGGTGGCGCTCCGGGGGACGGGCCGGGACCCGGTCCGGGGGACGGTCAGAGGCACGGTCCGGGTGACGGGCCAAGCGGTGCTCCGGGGCGCGGGCCGGGGCACGGTGCTGGTGGCGCTGCGGAGGCTGGTGGTGCGGCGGAGGCGGGTGGCGGCCGGGGGGCGGGGCGGCCGGCCGGTTCGGCGCGGGAGCCGTAG
- a CDS encoding TadA family conjugal transfer-associated ATPase, producing the protein MDAGRAGAPPGPLEAVPGLLEGVRQWLAERGAEPTPARVAQALREHGRVLGDAEVLRAAERLRSELVGSGPLEPLLADPSVSDVLVSAPDRVWVDRGGGLELTPVSFADAGAVRRLAQRLAAVAGRRLDDARPWVDARLPDGTRLHAVLPPVAVGCTCLSLRVVRPRAFTLDELVAAGTVPPGGDRVLRALVRARLSFLVSGGTGSGKTTLLSALLGLAGPGERIVLAEDSAELRPDHPHVVRLETRPANQEGAGLVTLEDLVRQALRMRPDRLVVGEVRGAEVVHLLAALNTGHEGGCGTVHANAAGDVPARLEALGTAAGLDRAALHSQVAAALSVVLHLVRDRSGRRRIAEVHVLERDAAGLVRTVPALRWGAEGFVHERGWRRLRESLLAGCARGGDDGPGRVDGGGGCPTRECAGRCADDRDG; encoded by the coding sequence CTGGACGCGGGGAGGGCCGGGGCGCCACCGGGGCCTCTGGAGGCCGTTCCGGGGCTCCTGGAGGGCGTGCGGCAGTGGCTCGCCGAGCGCGGGGCGGAGCCGACGCCCGCGCGGGTCGCGCAGGCCCTGCGGGAGCACGGGCGGGTCCTGGGGGACGCCGAAGTCCTCAGGGCCGCCGAGCGGCTGCGCTCGGAGCTGGTGGGGAGCGGGCCGCTGGAGCCGCTCCTGGCCGATCCCTCGGTCTCCGACGTCCTGGTGTCCGCTCCCGACCGGGTCTGGGTGGACCGGGGCGGCGGCCTCGAGCTGACGCCCGTGTCGTTCGCGGACGCCGGGGCGGTACGGCGGCTCGCGCAGCGCCTGGCCGCGGTGGCCGGACGCCGCCTGGACGACGCCCGGCCGTGGGTGGACGCCCGGCTGCCCGACGGGACCCGGCTGCACGCCGTACTGCCTCCCGTCGCGGTCGGCTGCACCTGTCTGTCGCTGCGGGTGGTCCGCCCCCGCGCCTTCACGCTCGACGAGCTGGTGGCGGCGGGCACGGTGCCGCCGGGCGGGGACCGGGTGCTGCGCGCGCTCGTGCGGGCCCGGCTGTCGTTCCTGGTCAGCGGCGGGACGGGCAGCGGCAAGACGACGCTGCTGAGCGCGCTGCTGGGGCTGGCCGGGCCGGGCGAGCGGATCGTGCTGGCCGAGGACTCGGCTGAGCTGCGGCCCGACCATCCCCACGTCGTGCGCCTGGAGACCCGGCCCGCCAACCAGGAGGGCGCGGGCCTGGTGACGCTGGAGGACCTGGTGCGGCAGGCGCTGCGGATGCGCCCGGACCGGCTGGTCGTCGGCGAGGTGCGCGGCGCCGAGGTGGTCCATCTCCTCGCCGCCCTGAACACCGGCCACGAGGGCGGCTGCGGCACGGTGCACGCCAACGCCGCCGGGGACGTACCGGCCCGGCTGGAGGCGCTCGGGACGGCCGCGGGGCTCGACCGGGCGGCGCTGCACAGCCAGGTGGCGGCGGCCCTGTCGGTGGTGCTGCACCTGGTGCGGGACCGGTCCGGGCGGCGCCGTATCGCCGAGGTGCACGTGCTGGAGCGGGACGCGGCGGGTCTGGTGCGGACGGTCCCGGCGCTGCGGTGGGGCGCGGAGGGCTTCGTGCACGAGCGGGGGTGGCGGCGACTGCGGGAGTCGCTGCTGGCGGGGTGTGCCCGCGGTGGTGACGACGGGCCGGGGCGCGTGGACGGCGGTGGCGGGTGTCCCACGCGGGAGTGCGCGGGGAGGTGCGCGGATGACCGGGACGGGTGA
- the bldG gene encoding anti-sigma factor antagonist BldG, giving the protein MDLSLSTRTVGDRTVVEVGGEIDVYTAPKLREQLVELVNDGNFHLVVDMEGVDFLDSTGLGVLVGGLKRVRAHEGSLRLVCNQERILKIFRITGLTKVFPIHTSVEEAVAATD; this is encoded by the coding sequence GTGGACCTGTCCCTGTCGACCCGTACCGTCGGCGATCGCACGGTCGTCGAGGTCGGTGGCGAAATCGATGTATACACCGCGCCCAAGCTGCGGGAGCAGTTGGTCGAGCTGGTGAACGACGGCAATTTCCACCTCGTCGTCGACATGGAGGGCGTGGACTTCCTCGACTCCACCGGACTCGGCGTGCTGGTCGGCGGCCTGAAGCGGGTGCGCGCCCACGAGGGCTCGCTGCGCCTGGTCTGCAACCAGGAGCGCATTCTCAAGATCTTCCGCATCACCGGCCTCACCAAGGTGTTCCCGATCCACACCTCGGTGGAGGAAGCGGTGGCGGCCACCGACTGA
- a CDS encoding TadE family type IV pilus minor pilin, protein MRGCERVRRRGGDGGFVTAETAMVLPVLVMFAMALVWGLMVVAAQIQCVDAARTGARAAARQDPDGAVAALAREAAPRGATVTVSREPDRVRVVVAARPPVLGGLPFELREEAVASVESTVGAGAGVEAGAGAVAGAGAGP, encoded by the coding sequence ATGCGCGGATGTGAGCGGGTCCGGCGCCGGGGAGGCGACGGGGGATTCGTGACCGCGGAGACGGCCATGGTGCTTCCGGTGCTGGTGATGTTCGCGATGGCGCTGGTGTGGGGGCTGATGGTCGTGGCCGCGCAGATCCAGTGCGTGGACGCGGCACGGACCGGTGCCCGTGCCGCGGCCCGGCAGGACCCGGACGGGGCCGTGGCCGCACTGGCCCGCGAAGCGGCACCGCGCGGCGCGACGGTCACGGTCAGCAGGGAGCCGGACCGGGTCCGTGTGGTCGTCGCGGCCAGGCCGCCCGTACTGGGCGGCCTGCCGTTCGAGCTGCGCGAGGAGGCCGTGGCGTCGGTGGAGTCGACGGTGGGCGCAGGCGCAGGGGTAGAGGCAGGGGCAGGAGCGGTGGCTGGGGCGGGGGCCGGGCCGTGA
- a CDS encoding Rv3654c family TadE-like protein, whose amino-acid sequence MLAALCVVFGVVLALGQAVVARHRAAGGADLAALAAADHWAQGEAVACDRAERVARAHSVRLVRCAVTGQVSDVTAASGRGPFAAEVRARAGPSNSAPAGSERPTGPARAAPRDRRR is encoded by the coding sequence GTGCTGGCCGCCCTGTGCGTGGTGTTCGGCGTCGTGCTCGCCCTGGGGCAGGCCGTGGTGGCCCGGCACCGCGCGGCGGGCGGTGCCGACCTCGCGGCGCTCGCCGCGGCCGACCACTGGGCGCAGGGCGAAGCGGTCGCGTGTGACCGGGCGGAGCGAGTGGCCCGGGCCCACTCGGTGCGGCTCGTACGGTGTGCCGTGACCGGACAGGTGTCGGACGTGACCGCGGCATCGGGCCGCGGCCCGTTCGCGGCGGAGGTCAGGGCGCGGGCGGGACCCTCGAACTCCGCCCCCGCAGGGTCGGAGCGACCGACCGGACCGGCGCGGGCCGCCCCGAGGGACCGGAGGCGATGA
- a CDS encoding type II secretion system F family protein has protein sequence MTGTGEAWTGAALACLGAAVWPALEWQAGRRRARLLFAGGGAAGGGPPAAHRVAAGLRRIRWRARAEWWAVAAGLVSAVLGASVLPAVAGAAGVPVLRRMRRAAALRRARERRADAVIALCSAVAGEVRAGRQPGEALLYAAREGEVLGDGQATVLAAARFGGDVPGALAAAARQPGAGGLLGLAACWRVAVDRGAGLAAGLDRLEGALRAERDQRADLRAQVAGARATAVMLAGLPALGLLLGTALGADPLHVLLHTGAGLGCLLAGAVLEGLGMWWAMRIVRGAEEAA, from the coding sequence ATGACCGGGACGGGTGAGGCGTGGACGGGCGCGGCCCTCGCATGCCTGGGGGCGGCGGTGTGGCCGGCCCTCGAGTGGCAGGCCGGGAGACGGCGGGCGCGGCTGCTGTTCGCGGGCGGCGGCGCGGCCGGGGGCGGGCCGCCGGCCGCTCACCGGGTGGCGGCCGGGCTGCGACGGATCCGGTGGCGGGCACGGGCCGAGTGGTGGGCGGTGGCGGCCGGGCTGGTGTCGGCGGTCCTGGGCGCCTCGGTGCTGCCCGCCGTCGCGGGGGCGGCCGGCGTGCCGGTGCTGCGGCGGATGCGGCGGGCCGCGGCGCTGCGGCGCGCGCGGGAGCGCCGGGCGGACGCGGTGATCGCGCTGTGCTCGGCGGTCGCCGGGGAGGTCCGGGCCGGGCGGCAGCCGGGGGAGGCCCTGCTGTACGCGGCGCGCGAGGGCGAAGTGCTCGGTGACGGGCAGGCGACGGTGCTGGCGGCGGCGCGGTTCGGGGGAGATGTGCCGGGCGCGCTCGCGGCGGCGGCGCGTCAACCGGGCGCCGGCGGACTGCTGGGCCTCGCCGCCTGCTGGCGGGTGGCCGTCGACCGGGGGGCCGGACTGGCGGCCGGCCTCGACCGGCTGGAAGGGGCGCTGCGCGCCGAACGCGACCAGCGCGCGGATCTGCGGGCCCAGGTGGCGGGCGCCCGCGCCACGGCCGTGATGCTCGCCGGTCTCCCCGCGCTGGGCCTGCTCCTCGGCACCGCGCTCGGCGCCGACCCGCTGCACGTCCTGCTGCACACCGGCGCGGGGCTGGGCTGTCTGCTGGCCGGCGCGGTGCTGGAGGGCCTGGGGATGTGGTGGGCCATGCGGATCGTGCGGGGAGCGGAGGAGGCGGCGTGA
- a CDS encoding DUF4244 domain-containing protein: protein MYRFVRTWMRALVARRARAARRDAGMVTSEYAMGIVAAVAFAVILHKVLTSGPVVAELQNIVKQALDARM, encoded by the coding sequence ATGTATCGATTCGTACGGACATGGATGCGTGCGCTGGTGGCGCGGCGGGCCCGCGCGGCGCGCCGGGACGCGGGAATGGTCACCTCGGAGTACGCGATGGGGATCGTCGCGGCGGTGGCCTTCGCCGTGATCCTCCACAAGGTGCTCACGAGCGGCCCGGTCGTCGCCGAGCTCCAGAACATCGTGAAGCAGGCCCTCGATGCGCGGATGTGA